Below is a genomic region from Ferrovum sp. PN-J185.
ATCCCCAAATTTTTCTGGCTTCCCAATAACGATCATAACTAGCCGTGTTACGAAAACCTAAAAATATAGCAAGCGCCACACCAATAAGTGTAAATGGAACAAAATTAAGCCCTACTTTCCAACCAAACAAGTCACCTTGTGAAAATGTGACTGCTGTTGAAATTAATGCCATTATTATTAATTGAAAAAGTATTCTAGGTAAGACAGAACCTCGAATTACAAACAACATCCTGAACCAATTTAGACGAGGTCTTACAATCATAATTTAAGGAATTAATTACAAAAATATAATTATATAAGAGTCGTATCGATAATATGTAACAATTAAAACATAATTAATTTGAGTGAGAGATTAACTTTAAAAAGTAAGTTATGCTATTTATATTAATATTATTAAATGTAAGTTTTCACCGTAGGTTACAGATTGATGTTTTTTGATTATCGTGTTTTATATTAAAAAAAAATGGAACAGAATTTTAAGCAAGCCTATGAATTACACCAATCAGGTCATTTTATAGATGCAATTAATGCTTATTTAAGTATTTTAAAAAATAACCCTTTAGACGATAATTTATTATATCTATTAGGTACAGCCTTTAATCAAGTTAATGACTTATCCAGGTCTGTTGAATATCTGAAAAAGTCCTTATCTATAAACCCTAATAATGCTGCTGCTTATAATAATTTAGGTGTTGCTTATTATGCACAAAAGCAATTTTATAACGCACTAAATTCTTACGATAAAGCAATTACAATCAAATCTAATTATTTTGAAGCTTATGATAATCGTGGTAATACTCTTAAAGATCTAAAACGATTAGATGAAGCACTCGCGAGTTATGACAAAGCGATTGAACTTAAACCAAATTATGTTGAAGCAATTTTTCACCGAGCTAATACACTCAAACTACTCAATCGATTAGAAGAAGCGATTATTAGTTATAACAAAGTAATAGCACTACAACCAGATTATATTATCGCGCATTACAACTGTGGCAACATATTTAGAGAGATTGGACGATTCGAAGAAGCTTTAACCTATTATGCAAAGACAATTGAGTATAAGCCAGATTATGCAGACGCTTATAACAACATGGGTGTGGTTCTTTCTAGTCTTAATTGTAACGAAGAGGCTCTCAATAACTTTAATAAAGCGATTGAACTCAAGCCAAAAAATTTAGATCCATATAAAAACAAAGGTAATTTACTGATAAATCTTAATCGGTTGGATGAAGCGTTAGCTCACTACGATGAGATAATAAAATTAAAACCAAATCGTGCAGAGTTACATAACAATCGTGGAGTAGTACTTGCTAGGCTAAAACGATTTAAAGAAGCGATAATAGATTATCAAAAAGCGATTAACTATAAACCAAACTTCTCTTCAGCTTATAACAATTTAGGTACAGTATATCAAGATATTAATCGTGAAAAAGAGGCACTCCATAATTTTGACAAAGCTATAGAATTCAAACGGGACTATATAGACGCATATTTTAATAAAGGTGTTTTGTTTCACAAAAACTTAATTTTTGATAATGCTCTTGAAAACTATAACAATATTATAAATATCAAACCTAATACAATTAAAGCAAACTGGAACAAATCATTATTGCTACTTTTATATGGTTACTATTTACAAGGTTGGGAGTTATACGAATGGCGATTTCAAAAAGATGAATTAAAAGCTAATTATTACACTTTCCCTAAGGAAAAAATTAATTGGAAAGGTAAGGAGAATATTAACGGAAAGACAATATTGATTTATCACGAACAAGGATTTGGTGATACGATTCAATTTTGCCGTTATTTACCACTAGTAAAAGAGCTAGGAGCTAATATAAATTTTTTAGTTCCTTCATCGTTAGCACCAGTCATCGCCACTCTAGATTGTCCTATGACTGTAATTATCAAAGGAAAGCCAATACCAAATTTTGATGCTTATTGCCCTCTTATGAGTTTGCCACATGTTTTCAAGACAACTATTGAGACAATTCCATCAAAAAATCCTTATTTATATTCAATTAAAAGTAAAACCAAATATTGGGAAGATAAAAATAATAATAAACGACTTAAAGTGGGTTTGGTATGGTCAGGTAGTAAATTAAATAATAATGATATAAAAAGAAGTATTCCATTTAATCGACTAACTCCTCTTTTAAAATTACCTATTGAATGGCACTCGCTACAAAAAGAGTATCGTGAATCTGATATTGAATTACTTAAACAATATCCAGAGATTCATCAACATCAGCATGAGCTTAAGGATTTTTCAGATACAGCTGCATTAATAGAAAGTCTTGATCTTATAATTTGTGTGGACACAAGCGT
It encodes:
- a CDS encoding tetratricopeptide repeat protein, which translates into the protein MEQNFKQAYELHQSGHFIDAINAYLSILKNNPLDDNLLYLLGTAFNQVNDLSRSVEYLKKSLSINPNNAAAYNNLGVAYYAQKQFYNALNSYDKAITIKSNYFEAYDNRGNTLKDLKRLDEALASYDKAIELKPNYVEAIFHRANTLKLLNRLEEAIISYNKVIALQPDYIIAHYNCGNIFREIGRFEEALTYYAKTIEYKPDYADAYNNMGVVLSSLNCNEEALNNFNKAIELKPKNLDPYKNKGNLLINLNRLDEALAHYDEIIKLKPNRAELHNNRGVVLARLKRFKEAIIDYQKAINYKPNFSSAYNNLGTVYQDINREKEALHNFDKAIEFKRDYIDAYFNKGVLFHKNLIFDNALENYNNIINIKPNTIKANWNKSLLLLLYGYYLQGWELYEWRFQKDELKANYYTFPKEKINWKGKENINGKTILIYHEQGFGDTIQFCRYLPLVKELGANINFLVPSSLAPVIATLDCPMTVIIKGKPIPNFDAYCPLMSLPHVFKTTIETIPSKNPYLYSIKSKTKYWEDKNNNKRLKVGLVWSGSKLNNNDIKRSIPFNRLTPLLKLPIEWHSLQKEYRESDIELLKQYPEIHQHQHELKDFSDTAALIESLDLIICVDTSVAHLAGAMGKPVWLMITYFPDFRWLLNRYDSPWYPTVRLFRQPKHDDWESVVSLIRLELTNKLKSVKG